In Candidatus Omnitrophota bacterium, the DNA window TTGTCAAACATCCAAAAGTCCTGATTTTTATTTGCAAATAAGCGGAAGATGGTATATACTTAATTATGAAAAGTAATATAGTTTAGTTATAACTAAACTATATTACTTACTATTTATGGATCAATATACTCACTTACAATTACGGGAAGTTTTTCATCTTGAATTCCTGAGATGGTTTGGCAGGAAGGTAAAGGCGGGAGATTATGCTGTTAAGGGAGGCGTGAATTTGCGCCTCTTCTTTAAAAGCTTCCGTTACTCCGAGGATATGGATCTGGATGCGCGCGGTGTCAAAGTTATTGAGCTCAAAGAGATAGTGATGAAGATACTTAACGCTTCCGCGTTTCAAAATAATCTGAAACCGTTCGGCATAATGAGTATAATGCCGCCGGATATCCGCAAAGCAAAACAGACCGAAACGACGCAGCGTTTTAAGATACACCTTATCGCGTCTTCAGGGGAGGACCTCTTTACAAAGGTTGAGTTTTCTCGAAGAGGCTTTGCCGGAAAAATTGTTACAGGGGCGGTTGACGATGCTATTTTGCGAACTTATAAGCTGGCGCCATTACTGGTACCGCATTATGACGTGCGCTCCGCTATCGCGCAAAAGATGAGTGCCCTTGCCGATAGAACAGCTGTACAAGCAAGAGACATTTTCGATATTTACCTTCTCAGCTCTCAATATATCGCCGGCGCCGGGGCATGGATCGACAATATTAAGTTCGGCGTCCTTTCGAAAGCGTATGAACGTGTCTTTGAAGTCGAATTTGAACAGTTCAGGGATACCGTGGTCTCATATCTATCCGTCGAAGACCAGCCGGTGTATGATAACCCGCAAACATGGGAAGAGATTCGGCTGAAAGTCGCTCATTTTATCGAAGAGGTGCGCAAGTCCTATGCGTAGAAGATCGATACTTCTGACTATTAATAAACTCAGTAACCGGATATTTACTACCCGTGAAATCGCTATGTCCTCCGGGAAATCATTGTCGGTGGTCACCCAATCTCTTAATAATCTGGTGCGGAATGGGGTTGTAACTAAGATATGTAGAGGCGTGTGGATGAAAGAGGGGAGTGAAGCGGTGAGCCCATACGCTGTTATCCCATATTTATTTCCCAGACATCGCGCTTACATCTCATTTATAACGGCGCTTCATCTTTATGGCATTATCGAGCAGATTCCGCAGGTAACGACGCTCGCCTCAACAGACCACTCCAGGATCATTCGCACTAAAGCCGGAGTTTTTTATACGCATCATATAGCGCCTTCGTTCTTTGCCGGGTTCGGATGGTATAAAGGGAATGCGGGTTTTCTGATCGCCGAGCCTGAAAAAGCGTTGGTAGACAGCCTGTATCTCTCGGCCCATAAGAAGAGGCAGTTTGGCCATTTCCCCGAGCTTCATTTTCCGGGTTCATTCAGTTTTAAA includes these proteins:
- a CDS encoding nucleotidyl transferase AbiEii/AbiGii toxin family protein, which gives rise to MDQYTHLQLREVFHLEFLRWFGRKVKAGDYAVKGGVNLRLFFKSFRYSEDMDLDARGVKVIELKEIVMKILNASAFQNNLKPFGIMSIMPPDIRKAKQTETTQRFKIHLIASSGEDLFTKVEFSRRGFAGKIVTGAVDDAILRTYKLAPLLVPHYDVRSAIAQKMSALADRTAVQARDIFDIYLLSSQYIAGAGAWIDNIKFGVLSKAYERVFEVEFEQFRDTVVSYLSVEDQPVYDNPQTWEEIRLKVAHFIEEVRKSYA